Part of the Chthoniobacterales bacterium genome is shown below.
CGAGCACTGTGTCGCGAAAGACCGCACGCTCCCCGAAAGGCACAATCACTCCGGTTTCCCCGTCCGCCAGCCATTCGCGTATTCCGGGCGTGTCAAAAGCCACGACCGGCTTTCCGTGCGCCATGGCGGCAAGACCATCGAGCCCGAGAGGCTCATTCCAAAGAACCGGCATAATGACCATGGATGATTCGCGGTAAAGCAGGCTCCATTGCGCGGGTGTGGGTTCGCCGACGATGCGCACGCGCTCGCCGAGTCCGCGCCTCCGCACATGCGCCTCGAGCAGGTCTTTTTCCCCTCCTCCGCCCGCGAAAACAAGCTGAACATCGCGCGGGAGTTGCCGCAGCATGCGCACGACCATCCACACCCCCTTGTGTCCGAGCAAACCGCCGACGTGCAAAATGGACCGAACCATTCCTCCCGGCGACGCGCCGCGGGACGGCGGTGCGGGCGCGCACGGCGGGAGGCTCACAATGCGCTCCGCGGGAATTCCATTGGCAACCAACTGATTGCGCAAGGCACTGCTCATAACTTGGAGAGCATTGACGTTGCGCAACGCTCCCAAACTTCGACTCACGGCGCGGTAGCGGAGGAAATCAACCACGGGATTCCCCGAGCCGCACCCGTTGACGAAATGCGAAAGACAGCAAGCACGGCCGTGGACACGGTTACAGTGCCGCGGCGGATGATCGAGGGTCAGGCGCCGTCCGGAGCAATAAAAGTCGTGGTTGTGCACGAAACGCACCGTGGGACATCGCGCAGCGAGCCAACCATCCAAGAACGTGTTGCCCACGCCGTGCAACTGGATGATATGCGGGGAGAAATCCTCGATAATGGCTTCAAGCCGCAGGGCACTGCGCTCGTGCGGAAGGGAACGCCCGTCCAGATCGTCGAAAATATAACCGGTGCCATCGAACTTGCCGCCTTCGCGGCCATGCACGAGCGCCACCTCATGCCCGGCACCTCCCAAACGTCGAGCTGTGTCGATGACCAGCCTGTTCATGCCGCCACCGAGCGGCACGGCAGAGCGGTTGAAAAAGAGCACGCGCATCGGTTAGTCGTTGTCTGCAAGCAAACTTTTCGCGTGCTCGATCGCCGACTTGCTGTCCTGTCCACCCAGCATGCGCGCCAATTCGGCTACGCGTTGCTTGCCGTCCAGCTCTGTGACCGACGTGATGGTGCGCTGTCCGTCGAATTGCTTGGCCACGGCGAATTGACGGTGAGCCGACGCGGCGACCTGCGGCAAATGGGTGATGCAAAGGACTTGATGAGCGCCGGCCAGCGCGCGCATTTTGCGGCCGACTTTCACCGCAACCTCCCCGCCGACATTGGCGTCGATCTCGTCGAAAACGAGGAGCGGAACGCCATCTTGTCCGGCCAGCACCGTCTTGAGGGCGAGCATCACCCGGGAAATTTCGCCGCTGGAAGCAATGGCTCGCAGCGGCTTTGGCGGCTCCCCCGGATTCGGGGCGAATTCGAATTCCGCCAACTCGGCCCCCGTAGGACGCCGCGCGGGAAACA
Proteins encoded:
- a CDS encoding glycosyltransferase family 4 protein codes for the protein MRVLFFNRSAVPLGGGMNRLVIDTARRLGGAGHEVALVHGREGGKFDGTGYIFDDLDGRSLPHERSALRLEAIIEDFSPHIIQLHGVGNTFLDGWLAARCPTVRFVHNHDFYCSGRRLTLDHPPRHCNRVHGRACCLSHFVNGCGSGNPVVDFLRYRAVSRSLGALRNVNALQVMSSALRNQLVANGIPAERIVSLPPCAPAPPSRGASPGGMVRSILHVGGLLGHKGVWMVVRMLRQLPRDVQLVFAGGGGEKDLLEAHVRRRGLGERVRIVGEPTPAQWSLLYRESSMVIMPVLWNEPLGLDGLAAMAHGKPVVAFDTPGIREWLADGETGVIVPFGERAVFRDTVLGLLDDPARLRSMGRRAFEVWDARFRPERHITELVACYEKVRAEALR